From Leptospira stimsonii, a single genomic window includes:
- a CDS encoding sulfate ABC transporter substrate-binding protein yields MNSIFAKLTLILILLFTGSFPLFSQTKLLNVSYDPTRELYAQINKLFIAHWKKQTGEELIINQSHGGSGKQARAVIDGLEADVVTLALAQDIEAIAEKSKLLSTEWENLLPHQSSPYTSAIVLLVRKGNPKGIKDWDDLIKPGIGVVTPNPKTGGGARWNYLAAWGFAKGKYGSEEKAKEFVKNLYKNVLVLDSGARGSLTTFVQRGIGDVLISWENEAHLALKETANQPNSQVEIVFPSVSILAEPSVAVVTKNAEKHGTLKVSESYLKFLYTPEGQEIIAKNYYRPTDSKILTKYKNIFKNLKLFTIRDVEGSWKKAQEKHFAEGGIFDQVYSK; encoded by the coding sequence ATGAACTCAATATTCGCCAAACTCACCTTAATCCTAATTCTTCTGTTTACGGGTTCTTTTCCCCTCTTTTCCCAGACAAAACTTTTGAATGTTTCCTACGATCCGACTCGCGAACTTTATGCTCAAATCAATAAACTCTTTATCGCTCATTGGAAAAAACAAACCGGAGAAGAATTGATCATCAATCAATCGCACGGGGGAAGCGGAAAACAAGCCAGAGCCGTGATCGACGGACTCGAAGCCGACGTTGTCACTCTCGCACTCGCCCAGGATATCGAAGCGATCGCGGAAAAATCAAAACTTCTTTCCACTGAATGGGAGAATCTTCTCCCCCACCAAAGTTCTCCTTACACTTCCGCAATCGTTCTCCTCGTAAGAAAAGGAAATCCGAAAGGAATCAAAGATTGGGACGATTTGATAAAACCGGGAATCGGAGTCGTGACTCCAAATCCGAAAACCGGAGGCGGCGCGAGATGGAACTACCTTGCGGCTTGGGGTTTTGCCAAGGGAAAATACGGCTCGGAAGAAAAGGCAAAGGAATTCGTTAAAAATCTCTATAAGAATGTTCTTGTATTGGATTCGGGAGCGAGAGGTTCTCTGACCACATTTGTTCAAAGAGGAATCGGAGACGTTTTGATCTCCTGGGAAAACGAAGCGCATCTCGCACTCAAAGAAACGGCAAACCAACCGAACTCTCAAGTGGAAATCGTCTTTCCCTCGGTGAGCATTCTCGCCGAACCGTCCGTAGCCGTCGTCACGAAGAACGCCGAAAAACACGGAACCCTCAAAGTATCCGAGAGTTATCTAAAATTCTTATACACTCCCGAAGGACAAGAGATCATCGCAAAAAACTACTATCGCCCTACGGACTCGAAGATTTTGACGAAGTATAAAAACATATTCAAAAATTTGAAACTGTTTACGATCAGAGACGTCGAAGGCTCTTGGAAAAAAGCCCAAGAAAAACATTTCGCAGAAGGCGGAATTTTCGATCAGGTTTACTCGAAATAA
- the cysT gene encoding sulfate ABC transporter permease subunit CysT produces MSILNVRTKPYGKSAFGISLGLTVTYLSLLVIIPLGALFLKSTGIGWSGFWKLLTNERILSALYLSFGAGAIAAFVNLFLGFLFAWVLVRYEFPGKSLLDSLVDLPFTLPTAVAGIALTTIYTKNGIIGKLLDPYGIKIAYTPIGIVIALIFIGFPFVVRTVQPVLEEFPKELEESAYCLGANRWQIFRRIIFPELIPPLVTGAAMAFARGIGEYGSVVFISGNLPGKTEILPLLIVTKLEQYEYEEATGIAFIMLVISFSILLGINILQTISARRKG; encoded by the coding sequence GTGTCCATCCTGAACGTTAGAACCAAACCCTATGGAAAGTCCGCCTTTGGAATCAGCCTAGGACTTACCGTAACCTACTTGAGTTTGTTAGTCATTATTCCGTTAGGCGCCCTCTTTCTAAAAAGTACGGGAATCGGTTGGAGCGGTTTTTGGAAACTTCTTACAAACGAAAGAATTTTATCCGCACTTTACTTGAGTTTTGGCGCGGGAGCGATCGCGGCCTTCGTAAATTTATTCCTCGGATTTCTATTTGCTTGGGTTTTAGTTCGATACGAGTTTCCCGGAAAGTCGCTTTTGGATTCATTAGTCGACCTTCCTTTTACTTTGCCGACTGCGGTAGCGGGAATCGCGTTAACCACCATTTACACGAAGAATGGAATCATAGGAAAACTCCTGGATCCATACGGAATCAAAATTGCATATACTCCGATTGGAATCGTGATCGCGCTCATATTTATCGGCTTCCCCTTTGTGGTAAGAACGGTTCAACCGGTCTTGGAAGAATTTCCAAAGGAATTGGAAGAATCCGCTTATTGCCTCGGTGCAAATCGCTGGCAAATTTTTAGAAGAATCATCTTTCCGGAACTCATTCCTCCTTTGGTGACCGGCGCCGCGATGGCGTTTGCAAGAGGAATCGGAGAATACGGGTCCGTCGTTTTTATTTCCGGAAATCTTCCCGGTAAAACGGAGATTCTTCCTTTATTGATCGTCACCAAACTCGAACAATACGAATACGAGGAAGCGACGGGAATCGCATTCATTATGCTGGTGATCTCTTTTAGTATATTATTAGGTATTAATATTCTTCAGACGATATCCGCAAGGAGAAAGGGATGA
- the cysW gene encoding sulfate ABC transporter permease subunit CysW, translated as MRQESLLARSILIGLVFIFTGLILLLPIYTVFHEAFSKGLAAYLEGIQEPDTISAFKLTLLVVAIAVPLNTVFGIVSSFAVTRFDFPGKSWLLTIIDSPFSVSPVISGLIFILLFGRQGWFGPWLEKMDLKIVFNTPGLVLATVFITLPFVTRELIPILESQGVEEEEAGLLLGASTLKVFFKIVVPGIKYGLLYGIILCNARAMGEFGAVSVLSGHIRGQTNTLPLQIEVLYNEYNSVAAFSAASLLVFLSLITLVAKQILERKIKVTKKEALLQEEA; from the coding sequence ATGAGACAGGAATCCTTATTGGCTCGTAGCATTCTGATCGGCTTGGTTTTTATATTCACCGGTTTGATTCTTTTACTTCCTATTTACACAGTGTTTCACGAAGCATTTTCAAAGGGACTCGCCGCGTATTTGGAAGGAATCCAAGAACCCGATACGATCTCCGCTTTTAAACTCACACTACTCGTAGTCGCGATCGCGGTTCCTTTGAATACGGTCTTCGGAATCGTTTCCTCTTTCGCGGTGACGAGATTCGATTTTCCTGGGAAGAGTTGGTTATTGACGATCATCGACTCGCCGTTTTCCGTTTCACCGGTTATCTCCGGTCTGATTTTTATTCTTCTTTTTGGAAGACAAGGATGGTTCGGACCTTGGCTTGAAAAAATGGATCTCAAGATCGTTTTCAATACTCCCGGGCTCGTACTGGCGACGGTATTCATCACACTTCCTTTCGTGACAAGGGAACTGATCCCGATCCTTGAGTCACAAGGAGTAGAAGAGGAAGAAGCGGGACTCTTACTCGGCGCTTCCACTCTCAAGGTCTTTTTTAAAATCGTAGTTCCTGGAATCAAATACGGGTTGTTATACGGAATCATCCTTTGTAACGCGAGAGCAATGGGAGAATTCGGAGCCGTCTCCGTTCTTTCCGGTCATATCAGAGGACAAACGAACACCTTACCCTTGCAGATCGAAGTTCTTTACAACGAATATAACTCGGTCGCCGCCTTTTCCGCCGCGTCCTTACTTGTGTTTTTATCCTTAATTACGCTCGTAGCAAAACAAATCTTGGAAAGAAAAATCAAGGTCACAAAAAAAGAAGCACTGCTCCAAGAGGAGGCATAA
- a CDS encoding sulfate/molybdate ABC transporter ATP-binding protein produces MGIEVKNIVKRFGNFTAIDNLSLDVPSGELVALLGPSGSGKTTLLRIIAGLEDADSGEVIFEGKEVGKKNAKDRGVGFVFQHYALFRHMTIFENIAFGLEVRKRSERPSKETIREKVMSLLKLVQLENFHNRYPAELSGGQRQRIALARALAIEPRFLLLDEPFGALDAKVRKELRSWLRRLHDEIHITSVFVTHDQEEALEVSDKVVILRSGKIEQVGTPDEVYNHPKNSFVFHFLGDVNLFHGRVQGGQTQLGEIKVDAPEHAEVENANAVGYVRPYDVEILREPIPAQTIPAEIQYIHSTGRIVKVDLKRLDTGAILESQLNSTEFQNLNLLPGETVHIRFRKIKVYVEDYTI; encoded by the coding sequence ATGGGAATCGAAGTTAAGAATATCGTTAAACGATTCGGAAATTTTACCGCCATAGACAATTTATCCTTGGATGTTCCTTCCGGAGAATTGGTCGCACTTTTAGGACCTTCCGGTTCCGGTAAAACAACTCTTTTAAGAATCATCGCGGGATTGGAAGACGCCGATTCGGGAGAAGTAATCTTCGAAGGAAAGGAAGTCGGGAAAAAGAACGCGAAGGACAGAGGAGTCGGTTTCGTTTTTCAACACTATGCCCTCTTTCGCCATATGACGATTTTTGAAAATATCGCTTTTGGTCTCGAGGTCAGAAAACGATCGGAAAGACCGAGCAAAGAAACGATCAGAGAAAAGGTGATGAGCCTTTTGAAACTCGTTCAATTGGAGAATTTTCACAACCGTTATCCGGCCGAATTGTCCGGAGGACAAAGGCAAAGGATTGCACTCGCAAGAGCTCTCGCGATCGAGCCTCGTTTTTTGCTGTTAGACGAACCGTTCGGTGCGCTGGACGCAAAAGTAAGAAAGGAACTCAGAAGTTGGCTCAGACGTCTTCATGATGAGATCCACATCACGAGTGTGTTTGTAACTCACGATCAGGAAGAGGCGCTTGAAGTTTCGGATAAGGTCGTCATTTTACGTTCCGGAAAGATCGAACAAGTGGGAACTCCGGACGAAGTCTACAATCATCCGAAAAACTCCTTCGTATTTCACTTCCTGGGAGACGTGAATCTTTTCCATGGAAGAGTCCAAGGCGGGCAAACACAATTAGGCGAGATCAAAGTAGACGCTCCCGAACACGCGGAAGTGGAAAACGCGAACGCCGTCGGTTATGTGCGTCCGTATGACGTAGAAATTTTAAGAGAGCCGATTCCGGCACAAACGATTCCGGCCGAGATTCAATACATTCATTCGACGGGAAGAATCGTAAAAGTCGATCTCAAACGTTTGGATACGGGTGCAATCCTGGAATCTCAGCTCAACTCGACCGAGTTTCAAAATCTTAACTTACTTCCGGGAGAAACGGTTCATATTCGTTTTAGAAAGATCAAGGTTTACGTAGAAGATTATACGATCTAA
- a CDS encoding ABC transporter ATP-binding protein — protein MSLEIKIQKTLRDGTRTFFLDLNFSFERDFLLIYGPSGAGKTLTLKTIAGLIRPDLGRISFHKDVFFDAGTKVDLPAQKRKIGYLPQGYSLFPHLSVRKNIEFPLKNGFPGRLKQDDQKRIEEILELFEIRNLSESYPKNLSGGQKQRVALARALVKRPDILLLDEPFAALNSELKDRMRKELKVIQKIHQIPVLIVSHDRNDASFFSGEMLTMENGSIFKKTNSLREKAIKGKKRV, from the coding sequence ATGTCCCTCGAAATAAAGATTCAAAAAACGTTACGTGATGGAACAAGGACGTTCTTTCTCGATCTGAATTTCTCTTTTGAAAGGGATTTTCTATTGATCTACGGTCCTTCCGGTGCGGGTAAAACTTTGACTCTCAAGACGATTGCTGGTTTGATTCGTCCGGATCTCGGAAGAATTTCGTTTCACAAAGACGTATTTTTCGACGCTGGTACGAAAGTGGATCTCCCTGCGCAAAAACGAAAGATAGGTTATCTTCCCCAAGGTTATTCTCTTTTTCCTCACCTTTCGGTAAGAAAGAATATAGAATTCCCGTTAAAAAACGGTTTTCCGGGTCGTTTGAAGCAAGACGATCAAAAAAGAATCGAGGAAATATTAGAATTATTTGAAATACGAAATCTATCGGAAAGTTATCCCAAAAATCTTTCCGGTGGACAAAAACAAAGGGTGGCCTTGGCGAGGGCGCTCGTAAAACGACCTGACATTCTTCTTTTGGACGAACCCTTTGCCGCCCTCAATTCCGAGTTGAAAGATAGGATGAGAAAGGAATTGAAGGTAATCCAAAAAATCCATCAAATCCCGGTCTTGATCGTTTCTCACGATCGCAATGACGCCTCCTTTTTTTCCGGAGAAATGCTGACCATGGAAAACGGTTCTATATTCAAAAAAACGAATTCTTTGAGAGAAAAAGCGATAAAAGGAAAAAAAAGAGTTTAG
- the modA gene encoding molybdate ABC transporter substrate-binding protein — protein MRKIRFIFLFSVFFFFSPVFGEEKKQLIISAASSLTQAFTEIGKEFDKKYSVKVVFNFAGSGVLLQQIENGAPADIFASADQETVERGLEKELFDPKSRKNFMKNKLVLIVPSDGLSKIRNLSQLKEDSIQRIAIGNSSTVPAGRYAKEVLEKEGIYQVLENKFIPGENVRQVLDYVARGEVDAGFVYKTDAMLMKDKVRIAIEDLKTKSILYPIVIVSKTTSPKESQLFLEFLSSPEARTIFEKFHFERIGSNHESLSK, from the coding sequence ATGCGTAAAATTAGATTCATTTTTTTGTTTTCGGTCTTTTTCTTCTTTTCTCCCGTTTTTGGAGAAGAGAAAAAACAACTCATCATATCCGCGGCTTCCAGTCTGACGCAAGCATTTACGGAAATCGGTAAAGAGTTTGATAAGAAGTATTCGGTGAAAGTGGTTTTTAATTTTGCAGGCTCGGGTGTTCTGCTTCAACAAATTGAGAACGGTGCGCCCGCCGATATTTTTGCATCTGCCGATCAGGAGACCGTGGAAAGAGGGTTGGAGAAGGAGCTTTTTGATCCGAAATCTCGGAAGAATTTTATGAAAAATAAATTGGTTCTCATCGTTCCCTCTGACGGACTCTCGAAAATTCGAAACCTTTCTCAACTCAAAGAAGATTCGATTCAAAGAATTGCGATTGGAAATTCTTCTACGGTGCCGGCGGGTCGATATGCTAAGGAAGTTCTGGAAAAAGAAGGAATCTATCAAGTTCTGGAGAATAAATTCATACCGGGCGAGAACGTTAGGCAGGTATTGGACTACGTCGCGAGAGGCGAGGTGGACGCGGGCTTTGTATATAAGACCGACGCGATGTTGATGAAAGACAAAGTTCGGATTGCGATCGAAGATCTAAAGACAAAGTCGATTCTCTATCCGATCGTTATCGTTTCTAAAACGACATCGCCGAAGGAATCCCAACTTTTTTTGGAGTTCCTATCCTCACCGGAAGCACGAACGATCTTTGAAAAATTCCACTTTGAAAGAATTGGATCCAACCACGAATCTCTTTCGAAATAA